AGGAAAAATGAAAGGTAATGAACATGTTATTTCTCTTAAAAGTTGAGATAAAACAGATGCCTCAGATGCCGGTAAAGGACTTTCTGGGATATGTGATAAAGGAGTGGGAGTATTTTTCACGTTTCCAGCGGCGGGGAAAGATTTTGGCGGGGGGAAAGCTGGCAGGCCGGAGGGGGGCAGCGGCTATTATTGACGCCGAGTCCAACGAAGAAATGGAAGAAATTGTCGCAAAACTTCCCCTTTTCCCGTTTTTTACCGCTATAGAGATTACGCCACTGATACCGATGGAGAAAGCACTACTTGACACAAAGAGGATCCATTCCCTTATGAAATAGATAGTTGGTTACGGTGGTTAGGTCGTGTTGGTTGAACCGGGCAGGTATTCCCTGCCAAAATATCATTCGCCAAAATCCGCACCGGTTATCTCACCCGTTT
This sequence is a window from Candidatus Brocadia sp.. Protein-coding genes within it:
- a CDS encoding muconolactone delta-isomerase, with amino-acid sequence MNMLFLLKVEIKQMPQMPVKDFLGYVIKEWEYFSRFQRRGKILAGGKLAGRRGAAAIIDAESNEEMEEIVAKLPLFPFFTAIEITPLIPMEKALLDTKRIHSLMK